Proteins encoded in a region of the Geobacillus genomosp. 3 genome:
- a CDS encoding MinD/ParA family protein — MVKDQAEQLRLELSGLRQRPAPRTIAVTSGKGGVGKSNFSLNFSLSLSKRGFRVLLLDMDIGMGNIDILLGQSSPLTLTDWLSTRLPMSELVKSGPERLSYIAGGTGAAQWRTLDTSGIDYFLTELQAVASRYDYLIFDMGAGASGERLYFLKSVDDVFVVTTPEPTAMTDAYAMIKYIHAAGGEAPFSVIVNRAGNDREGYEVFGRLKHVAGRFLNKEIALLGIIPEDRTVARAVVSQTPFVLLDPVAKASRAVRQIAFRYAPGRDEEPGRASRFFARLRQLLLER; from the coding sequence ATGGTGAAAGATCAAGCAGAACAGCTTCGCCTCGAGCTAAGCGGCCTCCGGCAGCGGCCGGCGCCGCGGACAATCGCAGTGACGAGCGGAAAAGGCGGAGTCGGCAAGTCGAACTTTTCTTTAAATTTTTCGCTGTCGCTCTCTAAGCGAGGGTTTCGTGTCTTGCTGCTTGATATGGACATCGGCATGGGCAACATCGATATTTTGCTCGGCCAGTCATCGCCGTTGACGTTAACCGATTGGCTTTCGACCCGGCTGCCGATGTCAGAACTGGTCAAAAGCGGGCCGGAGCGTCTATCGTACATTGCCGGGGGAACGGGGGCTGCACAATGGCGGACGCTAGATACGTCCGGTATCGACTACTTTTTGACTGAACTGCAGGCTGTGGCGTCACGGTATGATTACCTCATCTTTGACATGGGGGCGGGGGCATCGGGGGAACGATTGTATTTTTTAAAGTCGGTTGACGACGTGTTTGTTGTGACAACTCCGGAGCCGACCGCCATGACCGACGCGTATGCGATGATAAAGTATATACACGCTGCCGGCGGCGAAGCGCCGTTTTCCGTCATTGTCAACCGCGCCGGCAACGATCGGGAAGGGTATGAGGTTTTTGGACGGCTGAAGCATGTCGCCGGCCGGTTTTTAAACAAAGAGATTGCGCTGCTTGGCATCATTCCGGAAGACCGGACGGTCGCCCGCGCGGTTGTCAGCCAGACGCCGTTTGTCCTGCTCGATCCTGTGGCGAAAGCGAGCCGGGCAGTGCGCCAAATAGCCTTCCGTTATGCGCCGGGGCGGGACGAAGAGCCGGGGCGGGCGAGCCGCTTTTTTGCCAGGTTGCGCCAACTTTTGCTAGAAAGGTAG